The following proteins are encoded in a genomic region of Tigriopus californicus strain San Diego chromosome 6, Tcal_SD_v2.1, whole genome shotgun sequence:
- the LOC131882699 gene encoding protein Star-like, translated as MGEQVFAFLFLVLAHQTYCQFTEGYCSIDDKGCNLAIDESLNELDQDDPKLIEIIRTKYLTPPSTKGYDFDYSTRFRSDDEDQYPYIQGQYLQPPLIDKLFNRSKWDGFFIEAGAHDGYLISNSLYFELKYNWTGLLVEPNPKIQSKLAQSGRKAWTLPYCFSTKTRPEVVKFHVQGLLGGIVNTAKKTEEQTTNRDMIQIQCFPLYSVLMALGNPRVDYFTLDIEGAELQVLETIPFDKVDIQVLDIEMNHVGEVFEGSRNDIRNLLHKNGYRLWQKMSIDEVFVKEDFYQRLLANQ; from the exons ATGGGAGAGCAAGTGTTTGCCTTTCTTTTCCTGGTGTTGGCTCATCAGACGTACTGTCAATTTACTGAAGGTTATTGTTCCATCGACGACAAGGGTTGTAACCTGGCTATTGACGAATCCCTAAATGAATTGGACCAGGATGATCCCAAACTCATCGAAATCATCCGAACCAAGTACTTGACACCTCCTTCCACCAAAGGATACGACTTTGATTATAGCACGAGGTTTCGTTCGGATGATGAGGACCAATATCCGTACATCCAAGGCCAATATCTACAACCTCCTCTCATAGATAA GCTCTTCAATCGATCCAAATGGGATGGATTCTTTATTGAAGCCGGTGCTCATGACGGATACCTCATTTCCAACAGCCTTTACTTTGAGCTCAAGTACAATTGGACCGGGTTACTGGTCGAGCCCAATCCCAAGATTCAGTCCAAATTGGCTCAAAGTGGACGAAAAGCTTGGACACTTCCCTATTGTTTCTCCACGAAG ACCAGACCTGAAGTGGTGAAATTCCATGTCCAAGGCCTTCTTGGCGGGATTGTGAACACGGCCAAGAAGACGGAAGAACAGACCACCAATCGCGATATGATTCAGATCCAGTGCTTTCCATTGTACTCGGTTCTCATGGCTTTAG GCAACCCCCGAGTGGACTACTTCACTTTGGATATTGAAGGAGCCGAGCTCCAAGTTCTGGAAACTATTCCTTTCGATAAAGTGGATATTCAAGTGCTGGACATCGAGATGAATCACGTAGGGGAAGTTTTCGAAGGCTCCAGGAACGATATCAGGAACCTTCTGCACAAGAACGGATACAGGctgtggcaaaaaatgtccattgACGAGGTCTTTGTCAAGGAGGACTTCTACCAAAGACTTTTAGCCAACCAATAA
- the LOC131882702 gene encoding C1q-related factor-like, whose amino-acid sequence MNNLTTVSMVLAITAMVVNGESIRSSYSSNGIGGSMSYPGTSNRPPYPTNPQYPNNNNNNEVVAFTAIRASRYSQGTNSNVKFDRTITDLGYGWDSNSGEFKAYYSGAYVFSWSGVSPSSNNFRLTLMKNGLEVGQIWGDRIGYQSGANTVVLELNAGDRVYLRVSEGQLYEPDSSNRGYTTFSGYKLN is encoded by the coding sequence ATGAACAACTTGACCACCGTCTCCATGGTCCTCGCCATAACCGCAATGGTCGTCAACGGTGAGTCCATCCGGTCCTCCTACTCCTCCAATGGGATCGGTGGTTCCATGTCATATCCCGGCACTTCCAATCGACCCCCGTACCCAACCAACCCTCAATaccccaacaacaacaacaacaacgaggtGGTGGCCTTCACGGCCATTCGTGCCAGTCGCTACAGCCAGGGTACcaattccaatgtcaagtTTGATCGAACCATCACGGATCTTGGATATGGATGGGATTCTAATTCCGGAGAGTTCAAGGCTTACTACTCGGGAGCCTATGTGTTTTCTTGGAGTGGCGTGTCCCCCAGTTCCAATAACTTCCGATTGACCCTCATGAAGAATGGTTTGGAAGTGGGACAGATTTGGGGAGATCGAATTGGATACCAATCGGGAGCTAATACCGTGGTTTTGGAGCTCAATGCTGGGGATCGGGTGTATCTGCGCGTGTCTGAGGGGCAGCTCTATGAGCCGGATAGCAGTAACCGTGGATATACCACTTTTAGTGGATACAAATTGAACTGA